Part of the Paenibacillus antri genome is shown below.
GAAAAAGATGAGAAGAACCTCAGCATTCGAGGCTCCGCTCATCTTTTTTTATTTTCTATGAGATGAAGTTATTTATGATGCAACGTTTCGTCGATCGTGTTCCAGATCGCGTCGTTCGCGAAGTTGCGGCTCCACGCCGCGACGCCCGCGAGCCCGAGCTCCCGCGCGAGCTTGGCTCGCGCCTGCATCGAGACTTCGTCTTCGATCCAAATCTTCTTTACGGCGCCGTTCTCCTCGTACTGAACGTATCGTTGACCGGTTTTCTCGTCCAATGTCGGTTGTAAACCCTTCTCCTTGATTAAATCCGCTACGGCCTTCATGCCCACCGCTTTCGAAGACACCTTCTTTTTCCCGTCCACGGTTTCTTCGGTCCAGATTCTCGTGTAGAACGGCACCCCGAGCAGCAGCTTCTCCGCCGGCACGCCATGCTCTTCGATAATGACGCGCATCCCGTTCTCCACCCAAGGCAGCGAAGCGACGGAGCCGGCGACCGGACTCGACGCCCAATGCTCGTCGTATGCCATCACCATCATGTAATCGACGATGGACCCGAGCGCCTTCCGGTCGAGGAACTTCGACCACGTATCGCTGCCGCCGGCGAACGTCACGTCGATCGAGACGGTCAGTCCAGCCTCGTGCAGCAGAGGCGTCAGCTCGCGCATAAACTGCGTGAGATTCGGGCCGTCCTTCACGTGCACATTTTCGAAATCGACATTCAAGCCGTCCAGCTTGTACAGCTGCGCCCAGCTGACGAGCTGCCTCGCCATCGACATGCGCCGATCGTACGTCGATAACGCCTCCGCCGTCATATCCGGGTCGAAGTTGTTGCTGAAGAGCGCCCACACCTGATAGCCGCGGTCATGCGCCCATCGGACGTAGGCGGCGTCGGCTCGATTCTCGAGATTGCCTTCGCCGTCGATGACGTGGAACCACGTCGGCGAGACGACGTTCAGCCCCGGCATCGCTCCGAACTTCGTCGCGTCCGGATTCCGTTCGTACACTTGCTCCCAAGCGAGCACGATCTTCTTCCCCATCGGCCGATCGGGAACATAAGGAGCCGCTTGGGGTGCGTCGGGACCGGACACGATCTCCGCCCCGGCCCATCGAACCGCTCGTTCGTCGGCGAATCCGACATACCCCCGATCCGTCTGTACCTTATACCAGCCTTCCGCTTCGCCCCAGACGACCGCCCGTTCGCCGGGCGCCAGGTCGTCGACGATCGGGGCGCGCACCGTCGGTTCCGACCGGACGGCGACGTCCCGCGGCCGTTCTTCGCCGTCGGCGGGCGCCGGCGCTTCGATGCGCGCCAACGTATCGCCGGCGCGCGCGAGCGTCACGATCCCCGTATCCGCGGCTTCGGTGACGGTCAAGCCGTAAATCGGCAGGATCGGATCGACGGGGACGTAGACGACGCCGTCCTCCGCCAGCTCGACCGGGAAGCGCAGCTCGAACGGCCGGTCGTTCGACCAAGCCGTCAGCTGGTCGCTCACCAACCGCAGCACGCGATCCTTCGTCGCGATAATGACGGACGAGCTCGCCTCCTCGTAACGAATATTCGGATCGACGACCTCCTGCAGCAACGTCAAGGGGAGCTTCAAGCCTTCCCCCGCGCCGATCGCGCTTCCGTCCAGCGGGGCGCCTTGATAAAACACCGGCTTGTCCGAGCCGTAATCGGGGATGATGCGCGTATCGACGGGCCCGTAGTTGCGAAGGAACCAAACCAAGGCGACGCCGAGCAGCGCGATCGTCATGATTAGAAAGAATAGAACGGACCAACCTCGGCCGCGGTGCTTGCGTCTCGGCGGCGGTACGGTCGCTGTATGCACGGTGCCTCACCTCCGGAAGGAATAGAAATTTTAATGTGCCGAAAAATAAAAACGTGCCGAACCCTACCCGGGAATACGGCACGCGTCGATCAACCGAATGAAACTGTTCCTGCCCGTCAGTGCGAAACGCGCTTGGCGCACGCGCTGCAAATCCCGTACACTTCCATGCGGTGGCCGTGCACTTGGAACCCGGTATGCGTCGCGGCGGCGACCTCGATCTCCGTCAACGGCGGAAACTCGAAATCGGCGATCGTGCCGCAATGCTCGCAGATCGCATGGTAATGCTCCGACATATCCGCGTCGAACCGGCTGGAATCGTCGCCGTACGTCAGCTCCCGCACGAGCCCCGCTTCGATAAACACCTTCAAATTATTATATACGGTCGCCACGCTCATGCTGGGAAAACGGTCCGCAAGCGCCCGATAAATTTCGTCCGCGGTCGGATGGGTCATCGATTGCAGCAGGAAGGATAAGATGGCATACCGCTGAGGCGTCATGCGTACCCCGGTCGATTTCAGTTTATCCAGCGCCATATCTAGCTCCATCGCCATAAACGCTCCCCCCATCCTCGTTCCTGTTTATAGTCATTCTAAAAAGTCTTAGTTTATTGTACGTCGCATTCTCGCCGTTTGTCAACGAATGCGGCCGCCGCCGGCGCCTTTCACTTTTTTCCGGCGCCCGACAAAAACACGAAAACGCCGATCAGAATGAGCGCCCCGGCGACGATCAACGGACCGTTGTCCCCCGCGACGGGATCGAGCCCTTCGCCGCCGGTCGTCGCCCAGTACGCCGCGAACAGCAGCCCGCCACCGATGAAGGCGTATTGCGCGAGCGACGAGCGGCCGCGCTGCGGCGACGCCGCGCCCGAGGTTTCGCCGTCGAATCGGTTCATTCGTTCCGTCGTCTGCAGCGCATCGAACAGGGCGTACAAATAGATAACCGGAATGAGGATGCCGAGCAGCACGATGAGCGGCACGATCCCATCCATAGAGACGAGGACCAAGCCGAAAATGTTGCCGGCGAGGAGCAGCATAAAAAACAATCCTCGCTGCATCGCCCCCGCATACAGATGCCCGATGCCGGGGAACAGCGCCGATAACAGGCCGGCGACCCACTTCTTCTTCTTCGGCGTATCGATCTCGGTCGCCCCCTTCGTCGCTCGCGCGAACCGCACAGAAACCGAGCGGCGCTCGGCGGTTTTCCGCCGGACCGATCGGTTTCTATTGACGAATCGCGTTCGTTATCCGTTCAACCGCTCCAAAATCAGCTTGTTGACCAAGCCCGGATTCGCTTTGCCCTTCGTTTCCTTCATGATTTGCCCGACGAGGAAGCCGACGGCCTTTTCTTTCCCCGCTTTGTAATCCGCGACGGATTGCGGGTTCGCGTCGACGATGCGGTCGACGACTTCCTTGATCGCGCCCTCGTCGCTGATCTGAACGAGGCCTTGCTCCTGCACGATCGTCTGCGGCGGCTTGCCCGTCTCGATCATGTCCTTGAACACCGACTTGGCGATCTTCGTCGAGATCGTACCGTTCTCGATGAGGCCGATCATCTCGCCGAGCCCGCGGCCGGTGATCTTCACGTCCTTCAGCTCGAGATTGTTCGCGTTCAAGTACCCGAGCAGATCGCCCATGATCCAGTTCGCCGCGGCTTTCGCGTCCTTCGTGAATTGAAGGCTCTCCTCGAAAAAGCGCGCGAGCGGCAGCGACGCCGTGATGACGTCGGCGTCGTACGCCGACAAGCCGTATTCGGCGGCGTAACGAGCCTTCTTCGCGTCCGGCAGCTCCGGAATCGTCGCCCGGATGCTCGCCTTCCACTCGTCGTCGATATACAGCTTCACGAGATCTGGGTCCGGGAAGTAGCGATAGTCGTGCGCTTCTTCCTTGCCGCGCATCGAGAACGTCTTGCCTTGTCCTTCGTCCCAGCGGCGCGTCTCCTGCACGACCTGACCTCCGCCGTCGAGAATGTCGGCTTGGCGCAGCTCTTCGTATTCCAATCCGCGCTGCACGCCGCGGAACGAGTTCATGTTCTTCAGCTCGGCGCGGGTGCCGAATTCCTTCTGTCCCCACGGACGGATCGAGATGTTGGCGTCGCATCGGAGCGACCCCTCTTCCATCTTTACGTCCGAGACCTCGCAATATTGCATGATCGCCTTCAATTTTTCGAGATACGCTCTCGCTTCTTCCGGACTGCGAATGTCCGGCTCGGAGACGATCTCGACGAGCGGCGTGCCGACGCGGTTGAAGTCGACGAGCGACCCGACGCCGGCCGGAAGATGCGTCAGCTTGCCCGCGTCTTCTTCGAGATGCAGCCGCGTCACGCCGATGCGCTTCGTTTGTCCGTTCACTTCGATGTCGATCCAGCCGTTCTTGCCGATCGGCTGGTCGTATTGAGAAATCTGATACGCCTTCGGGGAGTCGGGGTAGAAATAGTTTTTCCGGTCGAACTTGCTCTCCGTCGCGATCTCGCAGTTCAGCGCCATCGCCGCCTTAATGGCGTATTCGACGGCCCGCTTGTTCAGCACCGGCAGAACGCCGGGATGTCCGAGGCAGATCGGGCACGTATGCGAGTTCGGCGGCGCGCCGAAAGCGGTCGAGCAGCCGCAGAAAATCTTGGAGTTCGTGTGCAGCTCTACGTGCACTTCGAGTCCGACGACCGTTTCGTATTTTCGTTCGGTGGCTTGCGTCATGGGGGTTCCTCCTTCCTCTGCTTCGCTTATAGGTTCGGTCTTTGCTTATGATGGTCCGTCGCTTGCTCGTACGCGTGAGCCGCGCGAAGCACGGTCGATTCGTCGAACGCCCGTCCGATCAGCTGCAGGCCGATCGGCAGCCCTTCCGCGTTCGTGCCGCACGGCACCGAGATCGCCGGCACGCCGGCCAAGTTGACGGGGATCGAAAAGATGTCGTTCAGGTACATCGTCAGCGGGTCGTCCACCTGCGCGCCGAGCTTGAACGCCGGCGTCGGCGCCGTCGGCCCGAGCACGAGATCGAACTTCTCGAAGACGACGTCGAAGTCGCGCTTAATGAGCGTGCGCACCTTCTGCGCCTTCAAGTAATACGCGTCGTAATAGCCGGAGCTCAGCGCGTACGTGCCGAGCATAATGCGGCGCTTCACTTCGTCGCCGAAGCCTTCGCTGCGCGACTTCACGAATACGTCCAAGAGCGATTCCGCCTCGGAGGAACGAACGCCGTACCGGACGCCGTCGAAGCGGGCCAGGTTGGAGGACGCCTCGGACGACGCCAGCAAATAATACGTCGCGACCGCGTATTCGTTATGCGGCATCGACACTTCCTCCCAGACGGCGCCCTGCGACTCCAGCACCTTGAGCGCCGTGAGAACGGCGTCCTTCACGGCCGGGTCGATTCCTTCGCCGAAGTACTCCTTCGGCACGGCGATGCGGAGGCCCCGGACGTCGCCCGTAAGCGCGCTAAGGTAATCCGGGATGTCGACGTTCGCCGACGTCGAGTCGAGCGGATCGTGGCCGGCGATCGCCTGCAGCACGTACGCCGCGTCTTCGACGGAGCGCGTCACCGGGCCGATCTGGTCGAGCGACGAAGCGAACGCCACGAGGCCGAAACGCGACACGAGGCCGTACGTCGGCTTCAATCCGACGACGCCGCAATACGCGGCGGGCTGGCGGATCGAACCGCCGGTATCGGACCCGAGCGCGAAAAACACCTCGCCCGCCGCCACCGCCGCGGCCGAGCCGCCGCTGGAGCCGCCAGGGACATGCTCCAGGTTCCACGGATTGCGGGTGACGTGGTAGGCGGAATTTTCGTTCGAGCCGCCCATCGCGAATTCGTCCATGTTGAGCTTGCCGATCGTGATCGACTGCGCCGCGTCCAGCTTGTCCATGACGGTCGCATGATGCACCGGCTTGAAGTTGTCGAGAAGCTTGCTCGCGCACGTCGTGCGCAGCCCTCTCGTGACGATATTATCCTTGATGCCGGCAGGCAATCCGAATAGAAGCCCCTTCGCTTCGCCGTCGCCGAGCCGATCGTCCAGCTCGGCCGCGCGGCGGCGGGCGCCTTCTTCGTTCAGCGTCAGGAACGCTTTGACGCGATCCTCCACCTCTCCGATACGGCGGTAGCTCTCGTCGACCAGATCGGCGACCGACAGCTCCTTCTTATGAAGCCGGTCTTGAATGTCTCGCAGTTTCGATTGGAATAAAGACAACGCGAACAATCCTTTCCTTCATATATGTAACGCAACTTCCATGCTTTGCTGAGTCGTTATTCGAGTACGGCCGGCACCCGGTATTGCCCGTCTTCTTCGTCCGGCGCGCCCGCCAGCGTCTCCTCGACCGGCCACGACGGTCTCGCCACGTCTTCGCGCAGCACGTTCTTCACCGGAAGCACGTGCGTGGTCGGCTCGACGCTGTCCGTGTCCAGCTCCTTCAGCTTCTCCGCATATTTCAAGATCGCGTTCAGCTGCTCCGTGAACCGTTCCTTCTCCGCGTCGGTCAAGGCCAAGCGGGCCAGCTTCGCGACATGCTCTACATCCTTCAACGTTACGCTCACTTTCGGGGCACCTCCGATATCTAAATACAAGTTCTCTCATTATATATTATAAAATTCGCGCCATGCAAAAAAAGCCTGCGCCGACGGTCTCCCCGCGGTCAGGCTTTCTCCATATCGGGCGAGCTTCCTCTTAAATCCACGCCCGCAAATTCACTTGTTTCACGAAATCCGACGCGTTCGGCGTCTCCTTCGGCTTCTCTTGCGCCGGCTCCTCTTCCCCGTTCAACAACCGCTTAAACAACGCTTCGTTCCGGGTCGCCAGGGCGAAGTCGATCAGCGACTCCTTCTCGACGCGCTCCGCTTCGCGCTGCAGCAGCGTCTCTTCCAATTCGACGTCGTCCTTCGGTACGAAGACGTGCTTATTCATCGTCGGCACGCGCACGACATAGTCGAACGCGTTGTCGGGGTTACGGTCGTACGCAATAATGAAGCCGTGCTCCCCGATCGGCAAGCCTTGTTCGAACTTGTCGCCCATGAGAATCACTTTCTGTCCCAATCGCAGCATTGCGGTACCCCCCTTATGCAATATATCGAAATTGTCGTTCTCGTTATCCATTCTTGCCTTTAATCCTACTAAAAAACGCGGCAGGTGTCTACTTTCGGAAGATCGGTTATGATATAGCTAGCAAAGATTAGGAAAGGGAGCGAATCCGCTTGCAAAGCTTCTATCGAAAATATTGGAGAACCGCGTTCGACATCGGTTTGATCGCGCTGACCGTGTACTTGCTCATGTACGCGTTCAGCTTCGTCTACCGCATCGCCACGCCGGTTCTGCTCGCGTTCGTTATTTTCTATCTTATGGAGCCGATGGCTCGCTTCATGCACAAACGCGGCATGAAGAAGTCGATCGCCGCCGCGATCGCCATCATCGTCCTGATGCTGATCGTGCTGCTCGTCTTCGTCGGACTCGGCGCCATCGTCGCGACGCAGGTCATCGGACTCATCTCGGCGATCGAAAGCAACTCCGCGATGCTGCAGGAGCATATTTTGCAAGGCGTCCGGTACGTACAGGAACAGTACAACGCGCTTCCCGTCGGCGCCGTGGAGCAAATCCAGAGCGCGCTCGCCGGGCTCAGCGATTGGGCGACCGGCTTCGCGGGCACGGTGCTCAACTACTTCGTCGGCATCGTCACGTCGTTCTCTACGTTTCTATTTAATTTCTCGATCGCGGTCGTGCTCGCCTACTTCCTCAGCATCGAGATTCCGTTCTGGCGGCGGACCGCCGAGACGAAGACGCCGAAGACGTTCAAGAAGGCGTTCGTCTTTCTCCGCGACAACGTCCTGCTCGGCCTGATGGCGTACATTAAGGCGCAGCTGAAGCTGATCGGCTTCACCTTCGCGATCGTCTTCATGGGGTTGCTCCTGCTGCGAATCGACAACGCGTTCTCCCTCGCGCTGCTCGCCGGGCTGTTCGATGTGTTGCCGCTGCTCGGCGTGTCGGCCGTCTTCCTGCCGTGGATCGCCTACTGCTTCATCACGGGCAACATCTTCCTCGGCGTCAGCTTATCGGTGCTGCTCGCGATCGTGCTCACGTTCCGGCAAATCATGGAGCCGAAGATTACCGGCGATTCGCTCGGCGTCTCGGCGTTCACCGTGCTGTCGGCCATGATGATTTCGATGTCGCTGTTCGGCGTGGCGGGCCTCATCCTGTCGCCGATCCTAATCATTCTACTGAAGGCGCTGTACGAGCAAGGATATTTGAAAAGGTGGATCCGCATGCCGCCCGAAGAATACGAGCGCACGGACCTCTGACGAACGGCACGAAGAAGGGCTGCCCAGGCCGGCGCGGGATCGCGTCGGTCGGGCAGCCCTTCTTGCGTTCGATTACGCGAGCGAGATCGCGTAGACGCCGCCGGGCGTCGTGGCGAAGCCGCCGTCGGCTTCGGGCGCGACGGCGGCGCCAGACGCGTCGCGGACGACGAAGCGCGCGGCGTCCGCGAGGCGGCAGCGGGCGCCGGCGTTCGAGCGCACGGTCGCGCCGGCGAGGCGGCCGTCCGCCCAGTCGACGTCGACGACGAAGCCGCCGCGCGCCTTCAGGCCGCGGACGCGGCCAGCCGGCCACGCCGCGGGCAGCGCCGGCAGCAGCCGGAGCGCGCCGCCGTGGCTCTGCAGTAGCATCTCCGCCATGCCGGCCGCGCCGCCGAAGTTGCCGTCGATTTGGAACGGCGGATGGTTGTCGAACAAGTTCGGCAGCGTGGAGCGGCGGAGCAGCGTGAACACGTATTCGTAGGCCGATTCCCCGTCGCCAAGCCGCGCGTACAGGTTCACGAGCCAAGCCGCGCTCCAGCCGGTATGGCCGCCGCCGTGCGCGAGCCGGCTCGCGAGCGTGGCGCGGCACGCCTCGGCGAGCGCCGGCGCGCGGTCGGGCGTCATATCCTCGCCCGGATACAAGCCGTACAAGTGCGACACGTGGCGGTGCCCCGGCTCGCTCTCCGGGAACGGCTCGAGCCATTCCTGCAGGCGGCCCTGCGCGTCGATTCGGTACGGCGGCAGGCGGCGCAGCGCGGCGCGGAGCTCTTCCGCGAACGCGGCGTCGTCCGCGTCCTCGATCGCCAACGCGCGAGACGCCTCGAGGCAATTCGCGAACAAGTCGCGGATGAGCGCGAGGTCCATCGTCGCCCCCGCCGAGACGCTGCACGGCTCGCCGTTCGACAGCAGGAAGCGGTTCTCCGGCGACGTGGACGGGCTCGTGACGAGCGTGCCGTCCGGCCCCTCGACCAGCCAATCGAGCGCGAACCGCGCGGCGCCCTTCATGAACGGGTACCCCGTCTCGCGCAGGAACCGCTCGTCCAGATTGAATGCATAATGCTCCCAGAGATGGCGGCACAGCCAGACGCCGCCCATCGGCCAGAACGCCCAGCTCGGGTCGCCGCCCGTCGGCGTCGACGCCCGCCACAGGTCGACGTTATGATGCGTCGTCCAGCCGCGCGCGCCGTAATGGACCGCCGCCGTCCGGGCGCCCGTCCGGCTCAGGTCGGCGATCAGACCGAACAACGGCTCGTGGCACTCGCTCAGATTGCACAGCTCCGCGGGCCAATAGTTCATCTGCGTATTGATGTTCGTCGTGTAGTCGGAGCACCACGGCGGCTGCACCCGGTCGTTCCAGATGCCTTGCAAGTTCGCGGGCTGCGTGCCCGGACGCGACGACGCGATAAGCAAGTACCGCCCATACTGAAAATACAGCTCCTCGAGCCGATCGTCTCGGACGCCTTCCCGGTATCGCGCGAGCCGCTCGTCCGTCGGCGTATCGTCCGCCTCACCGGCTTCGCCGTTCCCGAGCGTCAACTCCGCTCGCTCGAACAGCGCGCGATGCTCCGCTTCGTGACGCGCCCGAAGCGTACCGTACGGCATCGAGCGCATCGCGTCGAGGGCGGCGGCGCACGTCGCCGCGAGCGGAGCGGCGCCCGGCTTCGGCATGACGTCGTACCGCTCGAAGTCGGTCGCCGCCGCCAGCAGGAGCGTCATGGAGCGTGCGCCGCGGATGCGCAGCGTCCCGTCGGCCGCCGACAGCGTCCCCCCGTCGACGACGGCCCGGAGCCGGATCGCGAACGACAGCCCGGCATCGTCCTCGTATTGGACCGAGTACGGGTGATCGCCGCGGTAATTGTCCGCGATGTGCGTCGGCGCCCGGCCTTGCAGCAGCAAGTCGTCCCCGGCCGCGGCGACGGCGTGCTTCAGCGGCGAATCCAGCGCCGCGTCGACGTCGAACGGCGCGCCTTCTTCGGTCGTAAGTCGCAAGATCATCGCTTGATCCGGCGCGCTGACGAACGACTCCCGCACGTACGTAACGCCGCCGAGCTTGTACCGGACCGTCGAGACGGCCGAGCCGAGCTCGAGCTCCCGGACGTACGCCTCCGGTTCGCCGTCCGCCGCATGCAGCGTCAAGCGCAGGTCGCCCAGCGGCTCGTACGACTGCACGTTGGCGCCGAGCATCTTGTCGCGGACGAGCGTCTCCGCCGCGCCGTATTCGCCGTTGGCGATCAGCTCCCGCGCGGTCTTCAAATATCGCAGCGCTTCGTAATTGTTCGTATCCCGCGGAAAACCCGACCACAGCGTATCCTCGTTCAACGCGTACCGCTCCTCGCGGACGCCCCCGAACGCCATCGCGCCGAGACGGCCGTTGCCGAGCGGCAGCGCTTCTTCCCACGTGGCGGCAGGCTGCTTATACCATAATCGTTGCTTGTTCATCCGAGCGATCCCTCTCCTTTTCCGCCCTGCGGAAAAAGGGAGCCGGCCGTCGGCCCGCCCCCTTCCGCTATGCATTTTCCGAAAATTACTGAATGACGCCTTTCTTCTGAAGATCCTGAATATGGCGTTCGTACATGACCTTCTCGACCTTCGCCGCGCCGACTTTATCCATGTCCGCGATGAAGTCCGCGTACACCTTGTCGAACTCGGCGTCGCTCTTCGCAAGCACGAGCTTCGGAATCGTCTTGTTCCACAGATCCTTGATCTTCGCGTTGATGACGCCTTCCGTCGTCGACCCTTCCGGCTCGATGTTGTCGAGGCCGAGCGCATTGCCGTCGAAGTTGTACTTCGCGATCATCTCTTTGGCCGCGTATTGCTCCGGCTGGTTCTTCATGAAATCGCGCTTCTCCGCGTCGTCCCACAGCTTGCCCGCTCGCCACATGAGCGTGGATGCGGTGAGGCCGTACTTATTATACCATGCCGCGTTGTCGGACAGCTCGAGCTGCTTCACTTCTTCCTTGTATTGCGGCAAGCCGTCGACCATGTCGTACGTCTCGCCTTCCGTGCCGTAACGCAAATCCATCTGGCCTTCGTCCGACCAAGCGTATTCCAAGAACTTGATGATCCGGTCCGGATTTTTCGCGTTCTTCGTAATGAAGAAGCCCTGCCAGCCCATCAGACGCTGCGCCGGATAACGCGGCTCTTGCCCGTCCACCTTCAGCGGGTTCAGGATGACGTATTTCTTGTCCGCCCCGATCGTGCTTTCGATCTTCGGATTGTACATCGTGTAGATGTTGTTCATGAACGCGCTCGACACGATGTACTGGCCGCCGTAAATTTTCTCTTCGTATTGCTCCTGCTTCGCGATCAATTGCTGCGAGTCGAACAGGCCTTCCTTCTGCAGTCGGTTCACGAAGCGGAACGCCTCGATGAAGCCCGGATCGCGCATCGGGTAGGTAAGCAGCTTCTCGTCGTCCTTGATGCGGTTCTCCTGGTGATTCGGCGAGAACGAGTAAATGAGCGAATCCATCGACAAGCTGCCTTGGAAGCCCCACATCGAGACGTCGAACGATTCCATGCCGAGCGGGCTGAGGTCCGGATATTTCGCCTTCGCGTCCTTGAGGAACGCGATGAGATCTTCCTCCGTCTCGATCGCCGGCTGGCCCAGCGCTTCGTAGATGTCGCTGCGGACGAAGTACGGGCGGATCGGCGTAATCGGCACGCCGTTCACGAGACGGTCCTTCGTCTCGTAGAAGTTCGGTAGGTACCAAAGCTTGCCGTTCACGGAGTGGTACTTCACCATCTCTTCGTCGAGCAGACCGCGGAAGTTCGGCGCGTACTGGTCGATCAGCTCGTCGAGCGAGTACACCATGCCGCTGTTGATCAGCTTCGTGACTTGCGGATGGTTCCAGTCGAGCATAAGCGTATCCGGCAGATCGTTGGAGGCGATCATCGTGTTCAGGAAGTCGTTGTCGTTGCCGGTCGCGAGGAATCGGTCGATCGTCGCGCCCGTCTTTTCCGTCACGAGCTTCATCGCGTATTGGTCTTTCCACAAGTAGTTCGAAGCCCATGTGCCATAGAAGTATTGACGGAACGTGAACGGGGACGTGTCGGACTTGTATTCCAGCTCGTTCGGATCCGCCGGCGCCGCATCGGTCCCTCCCGCCGTCTGCGTACCGCCCTCGGATTCGGCCGGCGTCGTCGGCGCGGCTTCTTCCTTCGCGCCGCAAGCGGCCAATACGACGGATAACGCGAGAAGCGAGAATAAGCTTTTCTTCATTCGGTTCATGCGATGTATCCTCCCTTTTCTGTGTTTCCCCTAGTGTTGTGTATGCTTAACGGTTTCCCGTGCAAGCCGTGCTTATCCTTTGACGGAGCCGATCATAATGCCCTTCACGAAGTATTTCTGAAGGAACGGGTACGAGAAGACGATCGGCAGCGTCGTAATGACCATCGTCGCCAGCTTCACCGATTCGGCGGTGACCGTCTTCATCCCGAGGTTGCTGGCGATCAAGCTGACATTGCTGTTCGAGCTGATAATCTGCATCAAAATTTGCTGCAGCGTTCTCAGATCCGGTCCGCCGTACAGCATCGCGTCGAACCAGGAGTTCCAATGGAACACCGCGTTGAACAGCGCGACCGTCGCGAGCACCGGCTTCGAGACGGGCAGAACGAGCCGGAAGAAGACGATCAGATCGTTCGCTCCGTCCACCTTGGCCGACTCCTCCATCTCCTTCGGGATGCCGCGGAAGAACGTCAAGATGATGATGGCGTTGAACACGTTGAACAGCGTCGGCAGGACGTACACCAGGAAGCTGCCCTTCAGATGCAAGTATTTCGCGATGAGCAGGTACTCCGGGATCAGGCCCCCGTGGAAGTACATCGTCACGATCGCCATCATCAGGAAAATTTTGCGCCCGAGCAGCTCGGGCTTCGAGACGCCGTAGGCGAACGCCGCGGTGAACAGGACGGCGCAGGCGGTGCCGACGAGCGTCCGGGCGACGGTGACGAAAAACGCGGACAGGATGCTCTCGTCGCGGAACACCATCTTATAGTTTTCTAGCGAGAAGACGCGGGGCCAGAACGTGACGCCCCCGCGGGCCGCGTCGATCGGATCGTTGAGCGAAGTAATTAAGATGTTATAGAACGGATACAGCGTCGCGAAGGCGACGATACCGAGAAGCAGGACGTTGGCGGCGTCGAACAGCTTCTCTCCGGGCGTGCGATGGAACGTGTGCATGGAACGCGATTCCTCCTTCCGTTAGAACAGGCTCTCGCCCGTCAGCTTGCGCGACGTGAAGTTCGCCGTGAACATGAGCGCGAACGCGACGATCGATTGGAACAGCCCGACCGCGGTGCCGTACGAAAATCTGCCGAGCACGATGCCCATGTCGTAGGCGTAAATTTGCAGCACGTTCGCTTCGTCCTGCGTCATCGAGTTTTGCATCAGGAACAGCTGGTCGAAGTTCGTGTTGACGAGGCCGCCGACCGCCAGAATGAACAGGATGACGATCGTGGGCTTGAGCGCCGGCAGCGTGATGTGCCAGATGCGCTTGAAGCGGCCCGCGCCGTCGACGACCGCCGCTTCGTACAGCTGCGGGTCGATGCCGGCGATCGCGGCGAGGAAGATGATCGAGTTCCAGCCGATGTTCTTCCAAATTTCCGAGACGACGACGAGCGTCAGGAACGTATCCGGGTCGCCCATCAGGATGCGCTCCGCGTCGACGAGGCCGAGCGTCTGCAGCAGCGAGCTTAACGCGCCGGTCCGGGGATCGAGCAGCGTGTACATGAAGCCGACGACGAACACCCATGAGATGAAGTACGGCAGGTACGACAGCGACTGAACGACGCGCTTGAACTTCTGGCTGCGCAGCTCGTTCAGCAGAATCGCCAGCA
Proteins encoded:
- a CDS encoding glycosyl hydrolase family 18 protein, with the translated sequence MHTATVPPPRRKHRGRGWSVLFFLIMTIALLGVALVWFLRNYGPVDTRIIPDYGSDKPVFYQGAPLDGSAIGAGEGLKLPLTLLQEVVDPNIRYEEASSSVIIATKDRVLRLVSDQLTAWSNDRPFELRFPVELAEDGVVYVPVDPILPIYGLTVTEAADTGIVTLARAGDTLARIEAPAPADGEERPRDVAVRSEPTVRAPIVDDLAPGERAVVWGEAEGWYKVQTDRGYVGFADERAVRWAGAEIVSGPDAPQAAPYVPDRPMGKKIVLAWEQVYERNPDATKFGAMPGLNVVSPTWFHVIDGEGNLENRADAAYVRWAHDRGYQVWALFSNNFDPDMTAEALSTYDRRMSMARQLVSWAQLYKLDGLNVDFENVHVKDGPNLTQFMRELTPLLHEAGLTVSIDVTFAGGSDTWSKFLDRKALGSIVDYMMVMAYDEHWASSPVAGSVASLPWVENGMRVIIEEHGVPAEKLLLGVPFYTRIWTEETVDGKKKVSSKAVGMKAVADLIKEKGLQPTLDEKTGQRYVQYEENGAVKKIWIEDEVSMQARAKLARELGLAGVAAWSRNFANDAIWNTIDETLHHK
- a CDS encoding Fur family transcriptional regulator, whose translation is MAMELDMALDKLKSTGVRMTPQRYAILSFLLQSMTHPTADEIYRALADRFPSMSVATVYNNLKVFIEAGLVRELTYGDDSSRFDADMSEHYHAICEHCGTIADFEFPPLTEIEVAAATHTGFQVHGHRMEVYGICSACAKRVSH
- a CDS encoding DUF6677 family protein, which produces MRFARATKGATEIDTPKKKKWVAGLLSALFPGIGHLYAGAMQRGLFFMLLLAGNIFGLVLVSMDGIVPLIVLLGILIPVIYLYALFDALQTTERMNRFDGETSGAASPQRGRSSLAQYAFIGGGLLFAAYWATTGGEGLDPVAGDNGPLIVAGALILIGVFVFLSGAGKK
- the gatB gene encoding Asp-tRNA(Asn)/Glu-tRNA(Gln) amidotransferase subunit GatB, with product MTQATERKYETVVGLEVHVELHTNSKIFCGCSTAFGAPPNSHTCPICLGHPGVLPVLNKRAVEYAIKAAMALNCEIATESKFDRKNYFYPDSPKAYQISQYDQPIGKNGWIDIEVNGQTKRIGVTRLHLEEDAGKLTHLPAGVGSLVDFNRVGTPLVEIVSEPDIRSPEEARAYLEKLKAIMQYCEVSDVKMEEGSLRCDANISIRPWGQKEFGTRAELKNMNSFRGVQRGLEYEELRQADILDGGGQVVQETRRWDEGQGKTFSMRGKEEAHDYRYFPDPDLVKLYIDDEWKASIRATIPELPDAKKARYAAEYGLSAYDADVITASLPLARFFEESLQFTKDAKAAANWIMGDLLGYLNANNLELKDVKITGRGLGEMIGLIENGTISTKIAKSVFKDMIETGKPPQTIVQEQGLVQISDEGAIKEVVDRIVDANPQSVADYKAGKEKAVGFLVGQIMKETKGKANPGLVNKLILERLNG
- the gatA gene encoding Asp-tRNA(Asn)/Glu-tRNA(Gln) amidotransferase subunit GatA yields the protein MSLFQSKLRDIQDRLHKKELSVADLVDESYRRIGEVEDRVKAFLTLNEEGARRRAAELDDRLGDGEAKGLLFGLPAGIKDNIVTRGLRTTCASKLLDNFKPVHHATVMDKLDAAQSITIGKLNMDEFAMGGSNENSAYHVTRNPWNLEHVPGGSSGGSAAAVAAGEVFFALGSDTGGSIRQPAAYCGVVGLKPTYGLVSRFGLVAFASSLDQIGPVTRSVEDAAYVLQAIAGHDPLDSTSANVDIPDYLSALTGDVRGLRIAVPKEYFGEGIDPAVKDAVLTALKVLESQGAVWEEVSMPHNEYAVATYYLLASSEASSNLARFDGVRYGVRSSEAESLLDVFVKSRSEGFGDEVKRRIMLGTYALSSGYYDAYYLKAQKVRTLIKRDFDVVFEKFDLVLGPTAPTPAFKLGAQVDDPLTMYLNDIFSIPVNLAGVPAISVPCGTNAEGLPIGLQLIGRAFDESTVLRAAHAYEQATDHHKQRPNL